A genome region from Prionailurus viverrinus isolate Anna chromosome A3, UM_Priviv_1.0, whole genome shotgun sequence includes the following:
- the RBBP9 gene encoding serine hydrolase RBBP9 — protein MASPNKAVIVPGNGGGDVATHGWYGWVKKGLEQIPGFQCLAKNMPDPITARESIWLPFMETELHCDEKTIIIGHSSGAIAAMRYAETHRVYAIVLVSAYTSDLGDENERASGYFNRPWQWEKIKANCPYIVQFGSTDDPFLPWKEQQEVADRLEAKLYRFTDRGHFQNMEFHELISVVKSMLKVPA, from the exons ATGGCTTCCCCGAACAAGGCAGTTATTGTTCCTGGGAATGGAGGTGGGGATGTGGCCACCCACGGCTGGTACGGCTGGGTGAAGAAGGGGCTGGAGCAG ATACCTGGTTTCCAGTGTTTGGCTAAAAACATGCCTGACCCAA TTACAGCTCGAGAGAGCATCTGGCTGCCCTTCATGGAGACGGAGCTGCACTGTGATGAGAAGACCATCATCATAGGCCACAGTTCTGGGGCCATTGCAGCCATGAG gTATGCAGAAACACACCGAGTATATGCTATTGTGTTAGTGTCTGCATATACCTCTGACTTGGGGGATGAAAACGAGCGTGCCAGTG gaTACTTCAACCGTCCTTGGCAGTGGGAGAAGATCAAAGCCAACTGCCCTTACATTGTGCAGTTTGGCTCCACTGATGATCCTTTCCTTCCCTGGAAGGAACAACAAGAAGTGGCTGATAGGTTGGAAGCCAAATTGTACAGATTCACTGACCGTGGCCACTTTCAGAATATGGAGTTTCATGAACTGATTAGCGTGGTAAAGTCTATGCTGAAAGTACCAGCATAG